One window from the genome of Podospora pseudocomata strain CBS 415.72m chromosome 6, whole genome shotgun sequence encodes:
- a CDS encoding hypothetical protein (EggNog:ENOG503PBPR; COG:E): MVSPKPLVDDGPKTQCDQFLALLLSTHRPRPHRQHHILWEAAITHATKQDCSLCKILTGALQVWFTPSQLGGVQLQVMLIMQQSSEKQDRLLIQFRTPARVTPWTEGQTVNFFVDDGLCGTGGWNLMKTPAALNKESFAWERKVEKMKAWLGRCRESHEMCRSYGAVMLPEGVTVLPSRVLDLLPGNGGVRLYESRVGERGRYACLSHRWGKCQPLTTTRATLGDWKEGLAWEKIPKLFQDAIDIARELGVRYLWIDSLCIVQDDAEDWYRESRKMCAIYQNAVVTVAGTAGFGCEDSLVPTRERTVAGTLKDGTGYRFEVRLMDKHLSGSPSHVHFGKTLLGRGWVYQERLLSRRIIHCCSDELVWECMESVECECPEGVGWMTTADRSRLEIKAIQTRLPREAPVSEQRRVWHDIVRAYTALDLTKISDRAVAILGLAVEIQHSRKGLYAAGLWEDSFLCDLAWHTGTATRRGKRPTDPRPNRDTTKAPTWSWLSVSTCCEYWSRSDLGNGEPWWEDSGTVVEKIELPPYHTLSAAAQGLGLVHVIPATNLKVDGGTSRLTTHGCLTLKGNLLAGTSSQSVHNDTLEWSGWFQRSFGIDLNLQESRARGFLDIQTTNEKPIIRQGQAVFGMPLGTSIDTEGILDPIYRYRYLLLLVLVDADEQLYERVGMIELAHGDYQWKAPAWWDIPFEAGTMTTMKII; encoded by the coding sequence ATGGTttctcccaaacccctcgTGGATGATGGTCCAAAAACACAATGTGACCAattcctcgccctcctcctctccacccaccgACCCCGCCCCCACAGACAGCATCACATCCTCTGGGAAGCAGCCATCACCCACGCCACCAAACAAGACTGTTCCCTCTGCAAGATCCTCACCGGCGCCCTGCAAGTCTGGTTCACGCCCTCCCAGCTGGGAGGCGTCCAGCTGCAGGTCATGCTGATCATGCAACAGAGCAGTGAGAAGCAAGATCGGTTGTTGATTCAGTTCAGAACACCGGCGAGGGTGACACCCTGGACGGAGGGGCAGACTGTTAACTTCTttgtggatgatgggttATGTGGGACTGGGGGGTGGAACTTGATGAAGACCCCGGCTGCCTTGAACAAGGAAAGTTTCGCGTGGGAAAGGAAAGTAGAAAAAATGAAGGCGTGGCTGGGGCGGTGTCGGGAAAGTCATGAGATGTGTAGGTCTTATGGGGCTGTGATGCTTCCTGAGGGGGTGACGGTATTACCGAGCAGAGTGCTGGATTTGTTACCTGGGAATGGGGGCGTGAGGTTGTATGAATCGAGggtgggggaaagggggaggtatGCTTGTCTTAGTCATCGGTGGGGGAAGTGTCAGCCGCTTACCACGACCCGGGCGACGTTGGGGGATTGGAAGGAAGGGTTGGCTTGGGAGAAGATCCCGAAGCTGTTCCAAGATGCGATCGACATTGCAAGGGAGCTGGGGGTGAGGTATCTCTGGATTGATAGTCTTTGTATTGTGCAGGATGATGCGGAGGACTGGTATAGAGAGTCGAGGAAGATGTGCGCGATTTATCAGAATGCGGTTGTGACTGTAGCTGGCACGGCGGGGTTTGGGTGTGAGGATTCGTTGGTTccgacgagggagaggactGTGGCTGGAACATTGAAGGATGGGACGGGTTATAGGTTTGAGGTTAGGTTGATGGATAAGCATTTGAGTGGGTCGCCGAGTCATGTTCATTTTGGGAAGACGCTgcttgggagagggtgggtttATCAGGAGAGGCTTTTGTCTCGGAGGATCATACACTGTTGTTCGGATGAGTTGGTGTGGGAATGTATGGAGTCGGTGGAGTGTGAGTGTCCTGAGGGGGTTGGCTGGATGACAACCGCGGATCGGTCTAGGTTGGAAATCAAGGCTATTCAGACGCGGTTGCCAAGGGAGGCGCCGGTGTCGGAGCAGCGGAGAGTCTGGCATGATATTGTCAGGGCTTATACCGCGCTGGATTTGACAAAAATATCGGACAGAGCGGTTGCTATTCTCGGACTGGCAGTAGAGATACAGCATTCAAGGAAGGGATTGTATGCCGCGGGACTATGGGAGGATAGCTTTCTGTGTGATCTTGCCTGGCATACTGGGACGGCAACTcgaagagggaaaaggccGACGGATCCTAGACCAAATAGAGATACGACAAAAGCTCCTACATGGTCTTGGCTCTCGGTTAGTACCTGTTGTGAGTATTGGTCTCGATCGGATCTCGGGAATGGGGAGCCATGGTGGGAGGATAGCGGTACTGTTGTCGAGAAGATTGAGCTCCCTCCGTATCATACGCTTTCAGCTGCAGCACAAGGTCTCGGCTTGGTTCATGTGATCCCTGCCACGAATCTCAAGGTGGATGGTGGCACCAGCAGACTGACCACTCATGGTTGTCTGACGCTCAAGGGGAACTTGCTGGCTGGAACATCCAGTCAATCAGTGCATAACGACACACTGGAGTGGTCGGGCTGGTTCCAACGTAGCTTTGGGATCGATCTTAATCTTCAAGAATCGAGAGCACGTGGGTTCCTTGATATTCAGACCACAAACGAAAAGCCTATCATCCGACAGGGACAGGCAGTGTTTGGTATGCCGCTTGGTACCAGTATCGACACTGAAGGGATTCTGGATCCGATATATCGATATCGGTACCtcctgttgttggtgttggtagATGCCGATGAGCAGTTGTATGAGCGGGTGGGGATGATTGAGCTGGCCCATGGCGATTATCAGTGGAAGGCACCAGCGTGGTGGGATATTCCTTTTGAGGCCGGGACCATGACTACTATGAAAATCATTTAG